From the genome of Luteibacter rhizovicinus DSM 16549:
ACACCCAGTTCGGCACGAGGCTGGTCGGCACGACGACGAGGGCGGGCGCGGTGAGCGACCCCGCTTCCTTCAGCGCGAGCAGATGCGTGATCAGCTGCAGCGTCTTGCCCAGACCCATGTCGTCCGCGAGCACGCCACCCGTGCCGGCTTCGGCGAGCGCATTCATCCAGCGCAAGCCGTCGCGCTGGTAGCCGCGCAACTCCGCGTTGAGACCGGCGGGCACAGCGTCGCTGGCGCGCTCGGCGGCTTCGCGCAGACGCTTGGTGAAACCACGCAGACGCTCCGGCGCCTCGAACGAACCTCCGCTGGGCAAGGCCTGGACGAGCTCTTCGAGACGTCCCGCCTGCACGCGCGGCAGATGCAGCTGTTGGCGAGGCTTTTCGAGGTATTCGGCCAACGGCGCAAGCAGGCCACGCAACTCTTTCAGGCGCACCGGTACACGGCGGCGCTCATCGACCGGCGCATACCAGACCGAATCTTCGGCTTCGCCCGGTGCAGGACTCAGGCTGAGCTGATGCTCGGCGAGCGCCTGCGCGACGGCAGGCAAGAGGTTGACCCGCTTGCCTTCGACATCGATACCGATTTCCAGATCGAAAGCGCGGTCAGCCTCGTCTTCGTTCGCCTTGCCATACCAACGCACGGGCCCTTCGAGGACCTCGAAGGGGAAGCTGGGCGCGTATTCGAGCAGGAAGCCGTCGGCTTCGAGCTTCGGTCGCAGCGCCAGCCAGCGTGCGGGTGTATTCACTTCGAGGGCGCCTGCGTAGCCCTTACCGGGGAACAGCCAGGCGTCATCGGGCAAGGTGTCGGCCATATCCCAAGGGAGGCCCTCGGTGTCGACGGCTGGATTGAGGCCGGCCCCTTCCAGCGTCTCCATGGTCGACAGTTCTTCGGCGCGACGACGGCAGATCTCGAGCAGCACGCCGTTGCGCACGCGACGTACGAGGGGCTCGCCGCCACGACCCGGCAGGCGTTCGCCGGCGTAATCGAAGGCAAGCCTGCCGTAGGCCAGCGGCGGCGTACCTGCCGCCAGCCGCGCGTGACGGGTGAGCGCGTGCAGGACGAGGACCGGGCGCGGCGAAACCTCGGCACGGCGCATTTCGCCGAACACCTGAGGTGCGGGCACACGTGGCCCCATGGGCGTCGAGGCGAGCTCGGCACGGAACACCGCCGTGTTTTCCGGCGCCAGGGGCGGCAGGTCGAGCCACGCGCTTTCGGCGGCGTCAGCTTCAAGGGCGCCAACTTCCGCATGCTCGGCATCGAGATACCAGAGCGAGCCGATGCGGAACAGTCGCTGGCTTGGCGGTACGGCCGGGACCAGCTTCTGGCCACCGTCCTTTTCGAGATTCCAACGCCAGGTCAGGGGGTGCAGCTTGCCGCGCGAGAGGTGCAGGCCAGCCACGCCCCCGAAGAAGCACGGGGCGGCGTCGAGGATGTCGGCAAGAAGGTGGTCGCCCAACGAGCCGGCGAAGCGCGCGTAACTGCGGCTCTTGCGCAGGGTCTGCGGCAGGCCGAGAAGCGTCGCCGCGAGACGGCGCTCGGTGTCGGTGAGCGGCGCCTCGGGCAGATGACGGCTATCCAGTGGGATCGGTCGCGAGTAGCGGCCATCGGCACCGAGGGTAAGCAGCACGGGGGCTACGTCCAGACGAGCCGCCGGCTCGTGGTCGTCGTTGATGGCCTCGAGGAAAAAGCCGAGCACGCTGCGCTCGCCAGCCACCGCCGGCTCGGCCTGGCCCAGCACACGCTGCCACGCCAGCGGCAGCGGTGCTGCCACGTCGTTTCGTTTGCGCTTGTCGTCCGGTTGATGCATCCGTATCGATCCCGCCCGCACGATCAAAACAGGAAGCTTAGCAAAGGCAGCAGAACGTGCCCGTAAGACTTTTTTCCTGAGGACCGCCCCGGTTCAGCGAAGCGGGGGACGTCGGCCGGCGCACCGCGGCGTCAGCTGCGGCGATGACCGAACAGGTCGACCGGGTATTCGGGCTTTTGCTCGCGTCCCATCAGGGCGCGCAGGCCCTGGACGGGGGTGACCTCACCATGCAGAACGGACCGTACCGCCGCCGCGATGGGTAGATCGAGCCCGTGGAAACCCGCCAGGCGGGCCACTTCATCCGCCGTGACCACGCTCTCGACGACCTGGCCAATCTCGCGGATGGCCTCGTCGAGCGACACACCGCGACCCAGGGCGAGACCCAGGCGGCGGTTGCGAGAGAGATCGCCCGTGCACGTGAGAACGAGATCGCCCAGGCCAGCCAGACCCATCAAGGTCTCGGCACGGGCGCCGAGCGCCACGCCCAGGCGCAGCATCTCGTTCATGCCTCGGGTGATCAGGCCGGCACGGGCGTTGAGCCCGAGCTCCATGCCGTCGGCCACGCCGGTCGCCACGGCCAGCACGTTCTTCATCGCGCCGCCGAGTTCCGCACCCAGGATGTCGTTGCCCGTGTAGGCGCGGAAATCCGGCGCGTGCAGCAACACGGCCAATTCCTTGCCGAAGGCGTCATCCGTGGCATGCACGGTGACGGCACTGGGCAGGCCGGCCGCCACTTCGCGCGCGAACGATGGCCCGGTGATGACCGCCGCCGGTCGCCCGGGCAGCTTTTCATTCACCAGTTCATGCAGGAACCGACCGGTACCGGTCTCGAAGCCCTTGGTGGCCCACGAGATTTTCGTGCCCGGATCGAGCATGGGCACGATGTCGTCGAGCATCGAGGCAAACGCGTGACTCGGCACGACGATCAGGACAATGTCCGCCCCGCGCACGATCGTGGCCAGGTCGGCCTCGTAGCTGAGCTCGGTCGGGAGGTCCAGGTCGGGCAGGTAGCGCAGGTTACGACGCGACGCGGCCATGGCCGCGAGCGCATCGGCATCGCGCCCCCACAACCTCGTGGGGACGTCGTTGCGCGCCAGCAGCGCAGCCAGCGCGGTGCCCCAGGAACCGGCGCCGAGGACGGCGACGGTGGGTCGGGAGACGGAGGTCATCACTCAGCTGTTGAGCGTATGGGCCCCGGCGCCCTCGACCTGCTGACGCTGCTGTTCGGCGTAGAGGGCATCGAAATTGATCGGCTGGAGCAGGAACGGCGGGAAGCCACCTTCCTGGATCATCGCGGAGACCATCTGGCGGGCATACGGGAACAGCAGGTTCGGGCAGTACGAACCCAGGATGCCGTCACGATCTTCACTGGTGAAGCCACCGATGCCGAAGATGCCGGCCTGGTGCACTTCGGCGAGATACGCCGTGCGCTCGCCCAGGTTGCAGGTCAGGGTCAGGCTGAGGACCACTTCGAACTGCTCGTTGCCGAGGTCGACGGCCTTGTGGCCCAGGTTGAGCTGGACCTGCGGCTGGGCCTCGGTTTCGCCCATTTCCTGGAAGACCTGGGGCGCGTTCGGCGCTTCGAAGGAAGCGTCCTTGACGTAGATCTTCTGCAGGACGAGCTGCGGCTGGCCGGCCTGGCCGTTGGGGGTGATGTCTGCCATTGCGTGTTCCTCGGAAAGGCGTCTTGTAGGCGGCTTCGTGCGGAGGCACGAAAGCGGGGATTGTTTCACACAACCCCGGGCGCCGCACAGTCCGGCTTGCGTGAACACGTGGGATTCTGAGAGAATGCCCGGCTTCCCTATGCCGACCCGATTCGTCGGGCAGGTCCGTCACGCGATGCGGGCCTCAGCGGCGGGAATGCGCCACCCCCTCCAGCCATCGCGTGGCGCCCCGTATCCATGGGTCGCGGCTGGGCCGATGCCGTCCTGGCCAAAGGGCGGTCAAATTATCTAAAGGAGGTCGTCATGGCCCGTAGATGCCAAGTCACCAATAAGGGTGTGCAGACCGGTAACAACGTCTCGCACGCAAACAATCGCACCCGTCGCCGCTGGCTGCCGAACCTGCACGAGCGTCGCTTCTGGGTCGCCAGCGAGAACCGCTGGATCAAGTTGCGCATCTCGAACCACGCGCTGCGCACGATCGACAAGAACGGCATCGACGCCGTGCTCGCCGACCTCCGTTCCCGTGGCGAAAAGATCTAAGGAGATCGAACATGGCTGGTAAGCGTGATAAGCATCGCCTGATTTCCACCGCGGGAACCGGGCACTTCTATACGACGGACAAGAACAAGAAGAACACGCCGGAAAAGATGGTGTTCATGAAGTACGACCCCGTCATCCGGAAGCACGTCGAGTACAAGGAAGGCAAGATCAAGTAAAAAAGAGCCGCCGAAAGGCGGCTTTTTTTTGCTTGATCACGCGCGGCGCCAGCGCCGCGCGCGTAGGAGCGGACTTGTCCGCGAACCCTCAGCGCCTCTTATCGCGAATGAGGCTATGCACCGCAACAAGCCGGCTGTCACGGCAACGAAGCGGCTGTACCGCAAGCACCCATCGCCGATGAATCGGTTCCTACCAAGCGCGTCAGTGCGAGGCCGAAGGCGAGCCCCACCGCGAGGCCGAAGGCGAGCCCCGCCGCGAGGCCGAAGGCGAGCCAGCAACAAGCACCGCCCAACAAAAAGGCCCGCCATTGGCGGGCCTTTCCTTTACCGGAAGCGATGCGTTTACGCACCGACCGCCGAATACCCCTTCAGCCGCTCAGCGAACTGCTGCAGCGAGCGAATGCCACTCTGCTCCGCTTCGACGATCCACTGCTGGAGGGACTTCAGCGCCTTGTCGGCGCCCCGCTCTTCCATCAGCGCCACCAGACGCGCACGGAACTCACACACCGTGGTCAGCGCCGGGCGGTTGGCCAGGGCGGCATGCATGCGCTCCCGGGCATCGTTGTCGAGCCAGCGACCGCCATCGGCGAGGGCGCGACGCACGCGGCGTGGCACAGACTTCACGCTGTCACCGGCCTGGCTGACCTCTTCGCGCATGGTCGGCAGGATGACGTTGCGGTAGTAGTCCGTCGTGGCCTGGAAACGCAGCGCCAGCACGCCCTTGAGCGTCTCGGCGTCGGGCAGGTGGACGTTCGGACGAATGTTCAGGGTCGGCGCGACGCGCAACACCTTGGCCAGGCCCACGGCACGCAGCGTGCAGATAGCCGCCCAGCCGATATCGAACTCCCACTTGCGCAGGGCGAACTTCGCCGAGCTCGGGAAGGCATGGTGGTTGTTGTGCAGTTCCTCACCGCCGATCCAGAAGCCCCACGGCGAGATGTTCGTCGCGGTGTCGGAGCTTTCGAAGTTGCGGTAACCCCACCAGTGACCGATACCGTTCACGAAGCCGGCAGCCCAGAACGGGATCCAGACCATCTGGATGGCCCACAAAGCCATGCCGACGACACCGAACAGCGAGACGTTGATGATCGCCATCAGTGTCGGGCCCCAGTACGGGTGCTTGCCGAACAGGGTGCGCTCGAACCAGTCGTCCGGCGTGCCGCGGCCGTACTTTTCCATATCGGCCTTGTTGTAACTGGCCTCACGGTAAAGGGCGACACCGTCGAAGAAGACCTTTTTGATGCCGAACACCTGCGGGCTGTGCGGATCTTCCTCGGTCTCCACCTTGGCGTGGTGCTTGCGGTGGATCGCGACCCACTCACGCACGACCATGCCCGTGGTCAGCCAGCCCCAGAAACGGAAGAAGCCGTTGAGGGTCCAGTGGAAATCCACGCCACGATGGGTCGCGCTCCGGTGGTAATACAGGGTCACCGTGAAGATGGTGAGCTGCGTGACCACGAGCATGTAGACCACCATTTCGCCCCAGCTTGCGCGGGAGAGACCGTTGGCCAGGAAATCGAGCAGGGTGTCGAACATTTAGTCGGTACCGCGCGGGGAGTGAAGGGAAAGTACAAGTGTATATTGGTAGTCTAACCACCCGTTTCCATACCCACCAGCACGTTCTTCACCGAAATGTGAAGCCGAAGGTTGTGGGAACCGAAGCCCTTTGCGCACAATCGCCGCATGAGCTTTCTCCCAGTCGTTCAGACATGCCTCGTACCGCCCGCACGTTGGCCACACGATCCTGCGAATAGCCGGTTGTTCGGCGACGTAGCCGCATGACCGATACCCCGCTCCTGAACGTCACCGGGCTTTCCCGGCGCCGGGCCGGGCGTGCGGCGGTCGCCGACGTCTCATTTTCCCTGAACCGCGGTGAAGTCCTCGGCCTGCTCGGGGTCAATGGCGCCGGGAAGTCGACCACGCTGTCCATGCTGGCCGGCGCCCTGCGCCCGGAATCGGGGGGCATCACCCTGGATGGCCGCGACTTCGTCGCCGACCCGGGCATCGCCCAGTCCCTGGTGGGATGGCTGCCCGAGGCGGCGCCCCTGTGGCCGGAACTGTCCGTCGACGAGCACCTGCTCGCCTTCTGCCGGCTTCGCGGCGCCTCGCGAGCGGCCGCCCGCAAGGCCGCCGATACGATCATCGCCCGGCTCCAGCTGGGCGACCTGCGCCGCCGGCTCGCCGGCGTGCTGTCCCAGGGCCAGCGCCAGCGCCTCGGCGTGGCCTGCGCACTGGTCCATGAGCCAGCCTTGCTGATCCTCGACGAGCCGGCCAATGCGCTGGATCCGGTGCAGATCGGCGAATTGCGCAAGCTCATCCGCGAGCGGGCCGCGGCCGGGGTCGCGGTGATCCTTTCCACCCACGTCCTCGGCGAAGTCGTGGCCGTATGCGACCGGGTAGCGATCCTGCACGAGGGCCGCCTTCGCCACGACGCGCCGCTCCGGGACGACGCTGGCGGCAAGACGCTGGAATCCACGTTTTTCGGGATCGCGACGGGAGCAGGCGCATGAGCCTCGGAGCGGTGACCCGACTCGAACTGCGCCGGCTCGCGGTACGCCCGCTTGCCTGGGCGATCGCCGCCCTGACCATCGCCTGGCTGGCCTGGAGCTTCGTCCTCGGGCTCGGCCAGTTCCTCGGTGCCCAGGTGAAACTCGCCGGCATGGCGGACGCGCCGGGGTTCACCGACCTCGTCGCCATTCCCCTGCTCGCCGAACTGGCCAAGCTTTCCTTCCTGGTCGTCCCGTTGATGACCATGTCGTTGCTCGCCGGCGAACGTCGGACCGGCACCCTGGCCCTCCTGGCGTCGACCGGGCTCGCCCCCTGGCGGATCGTCGTCGGCAAGTATCTCGCCGTCCTCCTCTGGCTCGGTCTGTGGCTTCTGGCGACGCTGGCCATGCCCCTCCTGGTCGGCGCCGAGTCGACCGCCGACTGGGGCAAGCTCGCCGCGGCGACCCTCGGCACCGCCCTGTTGCTGGCCACCCTGGCCGCCATTGGCGTGGCTTGCTCGGCCGCGACATCGTTCCCGGCGATCTCGGCGGCGATGGCGCTGATCGTCACCCTCGTGCTCTGGACGGTCGATCGCGGCGCGCAGGCCGCCGGCGTGAGCGGCGGCTTCCTCGAGTGGCTGACCATGGCCACGCACCTGCAGAACCTGCTGCGCGGCCTGGTCGTCTCCAGCGACCTGGTCTGGTTCGCGCTCGCCATCGCGCTGTCGCTGATTCTCGCCACCCGCCGCCTTGGCGGCGACAGGGAGCGTCAGTAATGCGCCGCCTCGATCGCTGGCTCATCCTGCTCGCCCTGGTCATTGCGACCGGATGCATCGGCTTCCTCAGCTCCCGCCATGTCTGGACATCCGACTGGACACGCGGCGCGCGAGCGAGTCTTGCACCGGAGAGCGTCGCCGTCCTCAAGACACTGAAGGGACCGGTCGAGGTCGTCGGTTACCTCTCGCCGACCGGTCCGTTGCGCGAAGAAGTCGCCGCCGTCATGGAGCGATACACACGCGAAAAGAAAGACCTCACCCTGTCCTTCGTCGATCCCGACCTCGATCCCGCCGCATCGCGCCAGCTCGGTATCGCCGGTAACGGTGCCCTGCTCGTTCGCTACGCCGGCCGCGAACAACGCGTCGAAAGCCCGATCAACGAACGCAACCTGTCGAACGCGCTCGAGCGCCTCGCCCGTGGCGGTGAGCGTATCGTCGCCTTTGTCACCGGTGACGGCGAGCGCCAGGCCGACGGTCGCGCCAACGCCGACCTGGGCACCTTCATGGGCCAGGTCGAACGTCGTGGCATACGCGCCGTGCCACTGAATTTCAGCCAGACCCGGGGCGTACCCGAGAACACCGACCTGGTCGTGCTCGCGAGCCCCACGGCGTCGCTGCCGGCGGGCAGCATCGCCGCCCTGGTCGACTATGTCCGCTCAGGCGGCAACCTGCTGTGGCTGGCCGAGCCGGGCAATGCGGATCTCGGCACCGGCACGCTCGCCGACGTGCTGGGCGTGCGCGTCCTTCCCGGTGTACTGGTCGACGGACAGGGCAGCACGCTCAACGTCAACGATCCTCGCATCGTCGTGGTCGGCGACTACCCGTTCCATGCCATCACGCGCGGATTCCGCGACACCAGCCTGTTCCCGCAAGTGGCCGCACTCGCCCAGGTGAGCGATCACGACTGGGCGGTCGTGCCGTTCCTGCGCTCGGGCGAGCGCAGTTGGACGGCCTTCGACGGCATCGATAACGACAAGCCCTCGACGATCGCCTTCCATCCGGAAACCGGCGAACTGAAGGGGCCCCTGGATTTCGGCTTCGCACTCAACCGACTCTCGCCAAGCCCGGCCAAGAGCGAGCAGCGCGCGGTGGTCATCGGCGACGGCGATTTCATCTCCAACACCTATGTCGGCAATGGCGGCAACCGCGCCCTGGGTGAACGCATCGTCGACTGGCTGCTCGGTGACGACGTCCTGGTGGACCTGCCTACGCGCGGCGCACCGGACCGGGTCATCTCGCTCTCGCAGGATGAACTCAACGCAATCACCTTCGGCTTCCTGATCGCCTTGCCCTTGCTGCTTATCGGCTTCGGCGCGGGCATCGCATGGCGTCGACGGAAGCGCTGACGTGGTGACGCCGCGGATCGGCATCGTCGCCGTTGTCGTGCTGCTGCTTGCCGCCGTCGGCTGGCAATGGCACGCCGACGAGGCCGACGCGCGCGAACACATGCTCACCGCCCTCGATCCGGATACCGCGACGCATATGGCCGTGTCGCTGAAGGGCCTGCCCGACCAACGGTTCGAGCGACGCGACGGCCGCTGGGTGAACCTCGATACCACCACGACGGATGAAGGCCGGGCGGAAGAACTGGCTTCCCTGGTGGCGACCCCGGTGGCCGAGTGGAAGTCCGCCGGCGACTTCGACCCCACCAAGATCGGACTCGCACCGCCGATCGCCACGCTGACGGTCGATGGGACTCGCATCGATTTCGGCGAGATGACTGCCCTGGGCAAGCAACGCTATGCCCGTGTCGGCCAGCGCATCGCCTTCGTCCCGGCGCAGGCCTTGCCCCGCGCACCGCGGACGCAAGCCCTCCCGACCACCATGAAGCCGATCCGGTAAGCGCAGCCCGCGCTTGCCCGACGCCCACACGCGCCCCATCTTCCAGGCATGCCCGAGCTTCCCGAAGTTGAAACCACCCGTCGCGGCATCGCTCCTTACCTGGAGGGACACCGCGTCACCGGCGTCGTGCTGCGACGCCCCGATCTGCGCTGGCCGATTCCACCGGAAATTTCCACCCTGCTTCCCGGGCAGGTGATCGATGAGGTGGATCGCCGCGCGAAGTACCTGCTGCTGCGTACGCAGGCAGGCACCGCCCTGCTCCATCTGGGCATGTCCGGCATGCTGCGCGTGCTCCCGGCGGATACGCCGATCGGCAAGCACGATCACGTCGACATCGCCATGGATACCGGTCGCGTGCTGCGCTTCACCGACCCGCGCCGTTTCGGTGCCCTGCTCTGGCAGATGCCGGGTGAGACGCACGAACTGCTCGACGGCATCGGGCCAGAACCGCTTACCGACGATTTCCACGGCGACCTGATGTGGACGCTCTCCCGTGGCCGAACCGCGTCGGTGAAAACCTTCCTCATGGATAACGCTGTCGTCGTCGGCGTAGGCAACATTTATGCAAGCGAAGCGTTGTTCGCCGCAGGCATCGATCCGCGCCGTGCGGCGGGCAAGGTATCGCGGGAGCGCTATGCCAGGCTCGCCGGCGAAGTGAAGCGCATCCTCGCGCATGCGATCACCCGTGGCGGCACCACGCTGCGCGATTTCCTCGCACCGGATGGCGCACCTGGCTATTTCTTCCAGGAACTGTTTGCTTACGGGCGCGCGGGCGAGCCATGCAAGGTGTGCGCAACGCCGATCAAGGTGATCACGCTCGGCCAGCGCGCATCGTTCTACTGCCCGGCATGCCAGCGCTGAATCGACCTACC
Proteins encoded in this window:
- a CDS encoding DEAD/DEAH box helicase, with translation MHQPDDKRKRNDVAAPLPLAWQRVLGQAEPAVAGERSVLGFFLEAINDDHEPAARLDVAPVLLTLGADGRYSRPIPLDSRHLPEAPLTDTERRLAATLLGLPQTLRKSRSYARFAGSLGDHLLADILDAAPCFFGGVAGLHLSRGKLHPLTWRWNLEKDGGQKLVPAVPPSQRLFRIGSLWYLDAEHAEVGALEADAAESAWLDLPPLAPENTAVFRAELASTPMGPRVPAPQVFGEMRRAEVSPRPVLVLHALTRHARLAAGTPPLAYGRLAFDYAGERLPGRGGEPLVRRVRNGVLLEICRRRAEELSTMETLEGAGLNPAVDTEGLPWDMADTLPDDAWLFPGKGYAGALEVNTPARWLALRPKLEADGFLLEYAPSFPFEVLEGPVRWYGKANEDEADRAFDLEIGIDVEGKRVNLLPAVAQALAEHQLSLSPAPGEAEDSVWYAPVDERRRVPVRLKELRGLLAPLAEYLEKPRQQLHLPRVQAGRLEELVQALPSGGSFEAPERLRGFTKRLREAAERASDAVPAGLNAELRGYQRDGLRWMNALAEAGTGGVLADDMGLGKTLQLITHLLALKEAGSLTAPALVVVPTSLVPNWVSEVARFAPSLRLLALHGPQRAETFAHMGEYDVILTTYALLPRDVETLKKQPFSLVVLDEAQQVKNPRTQARRALLAMKVPRCLCLTGTPLENHLGELWSQVDLAVPGLLGDEGAFRRHYRGPIEKHQDVECQERLNRRIAPFILRRTKAQVASELPAKTEITRRVVMEPKQRDLYESLRLSLAEELREVIAQRGIAHSGIIVLDALLKLRQVCCDPRLVKLEAARGVRESAKFELLMDMLPALLAEGRRVLLFSQFTEMLKLIAVELDRRRLSYVTLTGETRDRAEPVQRFQDGEVPLFLLSLKAGGVGLNLTSADTVIHYDPWWNPAAEAQASDRAHRIGQDKPVFVYRLITVGTVEERIEELKARKAELADAVLEGGGSRERLSFDESDLDALLAPSV
- a CDS encoding NAD(P)H-dependent glycerol-3-phosphate dehydrogenase — encoded protein: MTSVSRPTVAVLGAGSWGTALAALLARNDVPTRLWGRDADALAAMAASRRNLRYLPDLDLPTELSYEADLATIVRGADIVLIVVPSHAFASMLDDIVPMLDPGTKISWATKGFETGTGRFLHELVNEKLPGRPAAVITGPSFAREVAAGLPSAVTVHATDDAFGKELAVLLHAPDFRAYTGNDILGAELGGAMKNVLAVATGVADGMELGLNARAGLITRGMNEMLRLGVALGARAETLMGLAGLGDLVLTCTGDLSRNRRLGLALGRGVSLDEAIREIGQVVESVVTADEVARLAGFHGLDLPIAAAVRSVLHGEVTPVQGLRALMGREQKPEYPVDLFGHRRS
- the secB gene encoding protein-export chaperone SecB, whose amino-acid sequence is MADITPNGQAGQPQLVLQKIYVKDASFEAPNAPQVFQEMGETEAQPQVQLNLGHKAVDLGNEQFEVVLSLTLTCNLGERTAYLAEVHQAGIFGIGGFTSEDRDGILGSYCPNLLFPYARQMVSAMIQEGGFPPFLLQPINFDALYAEQQRQQVEGAGAHTLNS
- the rpmB gene encoding 50S ribosomal protein L28, yielding MARRCQVTNKGVQTGNNVSHANNRTRRRWLPNLHERRFWVASENRWIKLRISNHALRTIDKNGIDAVLADLRSRGEKI
- the rpmG gene encoding 50S ribosomal protein L33 → MAGKRDKHRLISTAGTGHFYTTDKNKKNTPEKMVFMKYDPVIRKHVEYKEGKIK
- a CDS encoding DesA family fatty acid desaturase; translated protein: MFDTLLDFLANGLSRASWGEMVVYMLVVTQLTIFTVTLYYHRSATHRGVDFHWTLNGFFRFWGWLTTGMVVREWVAIHRKHHAKVETEEDPHSPQVFGIKKVFFDGVALYREASYNKADMEKYGRGTPDDWFERTLFGKHPYWGPTLMAIINVSLFGVVGMALWAIQMVWIPFWAAGFVNGIGHWWGYRNFESSDTATNISPWGFWIGGEELHNNHHAFPSSAKFALRKWEFDIGWAAICTLRAVGLAKVLRVAPTLNIRPNVHLPDAETLKGVLALRFQATTDYYRNVILPTMREEVSQAGDSVKSVPRRVRRALADGGRWLDNDARERMHAALANRPALTTVCEFRARLVALMEERGADKALKSLQQWIVEAEQSGIRSLQQFAERLKGYSAVGA
- a CDS encoding ABC transporter ATP-binding protein yields the protein MTDTPLLNVTGLSRRRAGRAAVADVSFSLNRGEVLGLLGVNGAGKSTTLSMLAGALRPESGGITLDGRDFVADPGIAQSLVGWLPEAAPLWPELSVDEHLLAFCRLRGASRAAARKAADTIIARLQLGDLRRRLAGVLSQGQRQRLGVACALVHEPALLILDEPANALDPVQIGELRKLIRERAAAGVAVILSTHVLGEVVAVCDRVAILHEGRLRHDAPLRDDAGGKTLESTFFGIATGAGA
- a CDS encoding ABC transporter permease, whose protein sequence is MSLGAVTRLELRRLAVRPLAWAIAALTIAWLAWSFVLGLGQFLGAQVKLAGMADAPGFTDLVAIPLLAELAKLSFLVVPLMTMSLLAGERRTGTLALLASTGLAPWRIVVGKYLAVLLWLGLWLLATLAMPLLVGAESTADWGKLAAATLGTALLLATLAAIGVACSAATSFPAISAAMALIVTLVLWTVDRGAQAAGVSGGFLEWLTMATHLQNLLRGLVVSSDLVWFALAIALSLILATRRLGGDRERQ
- a CDS encoding GldG family protein, producing MRRLDRWLILLALVIATGCIGFLSSRHVWTSDWTRGARASLAPESVAVLKTLKGPVEVVGYLSPTGPLREEVAAVMERYTREKKDLTLSFVDPDLDPAASRQLGIAGNGALLVRYAGREQRVESPINERNLSNALERLARGGERIVAFVTGDGERQADGRANADLGTFMGQVERRGIRAVPLNFSQTRGVPENTDLVVLASPTASLPAGSIAALVDYVRSGGNLLWLAEPGNADLGTGTLADVLGVRVLPGVLVDGQGSTLNVNDPRIVVVGDYPFHAITRGFRDTSLFPQVAALAQVSDHDWAVVPFLRSGERSWTAFDGIDNDKPSTIAFHPETGELKGPLDFGFALNRLSPSPAKSEQRAVVIGDGDFISNTYVGNGGNRALGERIVDWLLGDDVLVDLPTRGAPDRVISLSQDELNAITFGFLIALPLLLIGFGAGIAWRRRKR
- the mutM gene encoding bifunctional DNA-formamidopyrimidine glycosylase/DNA-(apurinic or apyrimidinic site) lyase, which translates into the protein MPELPEVETTRRGIAPYLEGHRVTGVVLRRPDLRWPIPPEISTLLPGQVIDEVDRRAKYLLLRTQAGTALLHLGMSGMLRVLPADTPIGKHDHVDIAMDTGRVLRFTDPRRFGALLWQMPGETHELLDGIGPEPLTDDFHGDLMWTLSRGRTASVKTFLMDNAVVVGVGNIYASEALFAAGIDPRRAAGKVSRERYARLAGEVKRILAHAITRGGTTLRDFLAPDGAPGYFFQELFAYGRAGEPCKVCATPIKVITLGQRASFYCPACQR